The DNA segment TCACCCGAATTGAGACGCAGGATCACATAGCCCTGGTCGCGACCAACGATCTGAGCGTACGAACCCGCCGAACGGGCGATCTGCCCGCCCTTGCCGATCTTGAGCTCGATATTGTGCACGATGGTGCCGACCGGCAGGCTGCCGAGCGGAGCCGTGTTGCCCGGCTTCACGTCCACGCTCTTCGCCGAGATCACCTTGTCGCCGATGGCAAGGCGCTGCGGAGCGAGGATGTAGGACAGCTCGCCGTCCTCATACTTGATGAGGGCGATGAAGGCCGTGCGGTTCGGATCGTACTCGATACGCTCGACAGTGGCCGACATGTCGCGCTTGGAGCGCTTGAAGTCGACGACACGATAAGCCTGCTTGTGCCCGCCGCCACGAAAGCGAACGGTCACCCGACCCGTGTTGTTGCGGCCGCCAGCTTCCGACTTGCCCTCGGTCAGCGTCTTGACCGGCTTGCCCTTGTACAGGGACGAGCGGTCGACGATGACGAGCTGACGGAGGCTCGGCGTTACCGGCTTGAAGGTTTTGAGCGCCATGTCTCTGATCCCTTTCCCCGGCTCACAGACCCGTCGTGATGTCGATGGAGTGTCCCTCGGCGAGGGTCACGACCGCCTTCTTCACGTCGTTCTGTACGCCCTTGCGGCCCTTGAAGAACTTCGTCTTCCCCTTGCGGACCAGCGTGTTCACGTTCTCGACCTTCACGTCGAAAAGCTTCTCGACCGCTTCCTTGAT comes from the Ancylobacter pratisalsi genome and includes:
- the rplB gene encoding 50S ribosomal protein L2; its protein translation is MALKTFKPVTPSLRQLVIVDRSSLYKGKPVKTLTEGKSEAGGRNNTGRVTVRFRGGGHKQAYRVVDFKRSKRDMSATVERIEYDPNRTAFIALIKYEDGELSYILAPQRLAIGDKVISAKSVDVKPGNTAPLGSLPVGTIVHNIELKIGKGGQIARSAGSYAQIVGRDQGYVILRLNSGEQRLVHGECCGTVGSVSNPDHMNTNLGKAGRKRWLGRRPHNRGVTMNPVDHPHGGGEGRTSGGRHPVTPWGKPTKGKKTRKNKSTSKFIVSSRHARKK
- a CDS encoding 50S ribosomal protein L23, whose translation is MSIDPRHYDVIVSPVITEKATAASEHNKVVFKVALTATKPQIKEAVEKLFDVKVENVNTLVRKGKTKFFKGRKGVQNDVKKAVVTLAEGHSIDITTGL